Proteins from a single region of Sesamum indicum cultivar Zhongzhi No. 13 linkage group LG5, S_indicum_v1.0, whole genome shotgun sequence:
- the LOC105162733 gene encoding uncharacterized protein LOC105162733 isoform X3: MWRKMKGLSFSRRNCLLKDAGEDEDMTLKEDPNDSDDEVSGITGTNASTTTDESSQEKDKSEVVSAEEQVISMVQEIEVAPGLHFVADGPKPAVKENSDVENEETVKVENTEELNSEKEIGPQDKAAVHNLDVTLEKFTELRLQQATEEVSTRKMLEDVTEADFIDHLVSLIKLKFFSMTKAQRLLLIWCGLMVEWR, encoded by the exons ATGTGGCGAAAAATGAAGGGTCTGAGCTTTTCAAGAAGGAATTGCTTACTTAAAGATGCTGGTGAAGATGAGGATATGACTTTGAAAGAAGACCCGAATGATTCTGATGATGAAGTATCAGGAATTACTG gTACCAATGCAAGCACAACTACAGATGAGAGTTCTCAGGAGAAAGATAAATCAGAAGTTGTTTCAGCTGAAGAACAGGTTATATCAATGGTTCAAGAGATCGAAGTGGCACCAGGCCTGCACTTTGTGGCAGATGGTCCTAAGCCAGCGGTGAAGGAGAATAGTGATGTGGAAAATGAGGAAACAG TTAAAGTTGAAAACACGGAAGAACTGAATAGTGAGAAAGAGATAGGACCTCAAGACAAGGCTGCTGTCCACAATTTAGATGTGACCTTGGAGAAATTCACAGAACTCAGATTGCAACAAGCTACAGAAGAAGTGTCAACTAGAAAAATGCTGGAGGATGTTACAGAAGCTGATTTCATTGATCATTTGGTATCtctgataaaattgaaattcttcAGCATGACGAAAGCACAAAGGTTGCTGCTGATCTGGTGCGGTCTGATGGTGGAGTGGCGGTGA
- the LOC105162805 gene encoding uncharacterized protein LOC105162805: MDLGNVRLKPVRTPLVGFGGSEVVPEGMIELPVSLGEEPRRKTCMVQFLVVDSPFAYNVVLGRPGLNKFKAVVSTYHLKMKFPTMQGVREVTCDQQTARQCYNLAVKQGEIMKKEKRKEEMSQSEEAKRGKMKRIEPLEEYKEVELISGNFQKTTHIGSQMTKEMETMMIDFLQSNNDLFAWSPSDFQGINPEVIVHRLNIDLQVKPVKQKKRVFGVERNRIIKEEVNKLLQAGFVREIQYTTWLSNVVIVPKAAGKWRMCTDYTDLNKTCLKDPYPLSRIDLLVDSTTGCALFSMMDAYQGYYQIFMAKEDAEKTASVTEKGVYCYYVMSFGLKNAGATYQRLVNRMFKDHIGSTMEVYVDDMLVKNKQEGDHLTNLRRTFDIMRSYGMKLNPSKCTFGVRVGKFLGYMVSERGIEANPEKIKAIMQLGSPKSIKEVLRKANNFEWNEECEQALQELKLMIKWAVELGEFDIEFQTRNAIKAQVFADFLVEFAGEQPEKEERWLLHVDRSSTSKNGGAGIYLQGPDGTEIEIAVMSKSDTSGRMIKWAVELGEFDIEFQTRNAIKAQVFADVLVKFAGEQPEKEERWLLHVDGSSTSKNGGAGLQTALDGGIRHVDVYTDSQLVGMQVQGTYETREWSMTQYLVRVKDMMKKFDRCTISQIPKDENMRAEALSRFGSFVEGIKERKITILVKSQPVIDDAEIHVVETADSWKMSFVQYLKYGELPSDAIATKRLQFKANRFTLVGDDLYKRTPKGILLKCLDAERSQFGIPRVLVSDNGTQFQGRKIMAWCKEQKIQQNFTAVGNPQANG, translated from the exons ATGGACCTGGGAAATGTGAGATTGAAGCCAGTCCGGACACCTTTGGTCGGATTTGGGGGCAGTGAGGTCGTTCCTGAAGGTATGATAGAGCTGCCAGTTTCCTTGGGGGAAGAACCTAGAAGAAAGACCTGCATGGTTCAATTTTTGGTGGTTGATAGTCCGTTCGCATATAATGTGGTGCTAGGACGACCCGGATTAAACAAGTTCAAAGCAGTGGTGTCTACGTACCACCTAAAGATGAAGTTCCCCACGATGCAGGGAGTAAGGGAAGTGACATGCGACCAACAAACGGCGAGGCAGTGTTATAATCTGGCTGTTAAGCAGGgagaaataatgaaaaaagaaaagagaaaagaggaGATGAGCCAAAGTGAAGAGGCAAAacgaggaaaaatgaaaagaatcgAGCCATTGGAAGAATATAAGGAGGTCGAGTTAATTTCAGGAAATTTCCAGAAAACGACCCATATCGGGTCGCAGATGACGAAGGAGATGGAAACAATGATGATTGATTTTTTGCAAAGCAATAATGACCTCTTTGCGTGGAGCCCCTCTGATTTTCAAGGTATAAACCCCGAGGTAATTGTACACCGACTTAATATTGATTTGCAGGTCAAACCggtgaaacaaaaaaagagagtGTTCGGGGTCGAAAGGAACAGGATCATCAAAGAAGAAGTCAATAAGCTGCTGCAAGCTGGGTTTGTTAGAGAAATCCAATACACGACCTGGTTATCAAATGTGGTTATCGTTCCAAAAGCAGCTGGGAAATGGAGAATGTGTACGGACTACACTGATCTTAACAAAACATGCCTAAAAGACCCATACCCGCTTTCGAGGATCGATTTGCTGGTGGACTCAACGACGGGGTGTGCACTGTTTAGCATGATGGACGCTTATCAGGGCtactatcaaatttttatggcTAAGGAAGATGCAGAGAAAACTGCGTCTGTGACCGAGAAAGGGGTCTATTGCTACTATGTAATGTCATTCGGATTGAAGAACGCAGGTGCGACCTACCAGAGATTGGTCAATCGAATGTTTAAAGATCACATCGGAAGTACGATGGAagtgtatgttgatgatatgctgGTAAAAAACAAGCAGGAAGGGGATCACTTGACAAATTTACGAAGAACTTTTGACATTATGCGATCTTATGGCATGAAGTTGAATCCGTCTAAGTGCACCTTTGGGGTGCGAGTGGGCAAGTTTTTGGGTTACATGGTTAGCGAACGAGGCATAGAAGCAAAtcctgaaaaaataaaagcgaTCATGCAGTTGGGATCGCCAAAATCGATAAAGGAG GTTTTGCGAAAAGCGAATAATTTTGAATGGAATGAGGAATGCGAACAGGCTCTTCAGGAGCTAAAATT GATGATCAAATGGGCGGTGGAGTTAGGAGAATTTGACATCGAATTTCAGACAAGAAATGCAATAAAAGCGCAAGTATTTGCTGATTTCTTGGTCGAGTTCGCTGGTGAACAACCAGAAAAAGAGGAGAGATGGTTGTTGCATGTGGATAGGTCCTCGACCTCAAAGAATGGAGGAGCCGGTATTTACTTGCAGGGACCAGATGGTACTGAGATCGAGATTGCT GTTATGTCAAAATCGGATACATCTGGCAGGATGATCAAATGGGCGGTGGAGCTAGGAGAATTTGACATCGAATTTCAGACGAGGAATGCAATCAAAGCGCAAGTGTTTGCCGATGTCTTAGTCAAGTTCGCTGGGGAACAACCAGAAAAAGAGGAGAGATGGCTGTTGCATGTGGATGGGTCCTCGACCTCAAAGAATGGAGGAGCCG GATTGCAGACAGCATTGGATGGAGGTATAAGGCATGTAGATGTATATACGGACTCACAACTTGTCGGGATGCAGGTACAAGGCACCTATGAAACGCGCGAATGGTCCATGACACAATACCTGGTGAGGGTGAAAGATATGATGAAAAAGTTTGACAGATGCACGATCAGCCAAATTCCAAAGGACGAAAACATGCGAGCAGAAGCCTTGTCGAGGTTCGGGTCGTTTGTTGAAGGAATTAAGGAAAGGAAGATCACTATATTGGTGAAGTCTCAACCAGTAATAGATGATGCAGAGATCCACGTGGTCGAGACGGCGGATTCTTGGAAAATGTCTTTTGTCCAGTATTTGAAGTATGGGGAATTACCTAGCGACGCAATCGCTACCAAGAGGTTGCAGTTTAAAGCTAATCGCTTTACTTTGGTCGGAGATGACTTATACAAGAGAACTCCAAAAGGTATTTTACTGAAGTGTTTAGATGCGGAGAGGTCACA gTTTGGGATTCCGCGGGTTCTAGTATCGGATAATGGAACTCAGTTCCAAGGTAGGAAGATCATGGCGTGGTGTAAGGAACAAAAAATCCAGCAGAACTTTACGGCGGTCGGAAATCCACAAGCGAACGGGTAG
- the LOC105162733 gene encoding uncharacterized protein LOC105162733 isoform X1: MWRKMKGLSFSRRNCLLKDAGEDEDMTLKEDPNDSDDEVSGITGTNASTTTDESSQEKDKSEVVSAEEQVISMVQEIEVAPGLHFVADGPKPAVKENSDVENEETGSYDVCTSEIEVKVENTEELNSEKEIGPQDKAAVHNLDVTLEKFTELRLQQATEEVSTRKMLEDVTEADFIDHLVSLIKLKFFSMTKAQRLLLIWCGLMVEWR; encoded by the exons ATGTGGCGAAAAATGAAGGGTCTGAGCTTTTCAAGAAGGAATTGCTTACTTAAAGATGCTGGTGAAGATGAGGATATGACTTTGAAAGAAGACCCGAATGATTCTGATGATGAAGTATCAGGAATTACTG gTACCAATGCAAGCACAACTACAGATGAGAGTTCTCAGGAGAAAGATAAATCAGAAGTTGTTTCAGCTGAAGAACAGGTTATATCAATGGTTCAAGAGATCGAAGTGGCACCAGGCCTGCACTTTGTGGCAGATGGTCCTAAGCCAGCGGTGAAGGAGAATAGTGATGTGGAAAATGAGGAAACAG GATCTTATGATGTTTGTACATCTGAGATTGAAGTTAAAGTTGAAAACACGGAAGAACTGAATAGTGAGAAAGAGATAGGACCTCAAGACAAGGCTGCTGTCCACAATTTAGATGTGACCTTGGAGAAATTCACAGAACTCAGATTGCAACAAGCTACAGAAGAAGTGTCAACTAGAAAAATGCTGGAGGATGTTACAGAAGCTGATTTCATTGATCATTTGGTATCtctgataaaattgaaattcttcAGCATGACGAAAGCACAAAGGTTGCTGCTGATCTGGTGCGGTCTGATGGTGGAGTGGCGGTGA
- the LOC105162804 gene encoding uncharacterized protein LOC105162804, with translation MASRKTTARQPGILRAEVDSVGKQIEQLGKQIEELKKRGEIVSQNRISPFTNRILLEVVDSSFRFPDLPKYDGSKDPREHVAAFDLVMNLYGQTDPIKAKLFITTLKGKAQEWFTSLGSGTIDSYEFTSLGSGTIDSYEQLIHKFSFHFASKRKAKRSATHLFTIRQREDETLKAFMGRFNNEVLEVQDLRIDMMVSILIHGLQKGPFASALARDPLMRTEQLMEMAQKYIDEEEMNAMKDNDWTRDPGRSRGERLREGKQRSDKDCERRGPYVPRYHKFTPLTTTRERVMTMVEKEGFLFHKDKGHNTEDCYQLRDEIERLVRQGYFKHLIDRRAEAGDRSRSRSRERHQKDEAGKSTARDNPPTKGIIHTISGGPMNGDSMRSRKQYARESRSRYEQQVMHVEKQENIVFGDEDMSSDTPDQNDPMVIKMDIANY, from the exons ATGGCTAGTAGGAAAACGACTGCTAGACAGCCAGGCATATTGCGAGCGGAGGTGGATAGCGTTGGAAAGCAGATTGAGCAGCTAGGAAAGCAAATCGAAGAGTTGAAGAAAAGGGGAGAGATCGTATCGCAGAATAGAATCTCACCCTTCACAAATCGGATTCTGTTGGAGGTGGTAGATAGTAGCTTCCGGTTCCCGGATCTACCCAAGTACGATGGGAGCAAGGATCCTAGGGAACATGTTGCTGCATTCGATCTGGTCATGAATCTTTACGGCCAGACGGACCCGATCAAAGCGAAGCTGTTTATCACTACTCTGAAGGGCAAGGCTCAGGAATGGTTCACGAGCCTAGGTAGTGGAACAATTGATTCTTACGAATTCACGAGCCTAGGTAGTGGAACAATTGATTCTTACGAACagttaattcataaattttcttttcattttgccaGCAAAAGAAAAGCGAAGAGGTCAGCCACCCACCTGTTCACGATCAGACAGAGGGAGGATGAAACCTTGAAGGCCTTCATGGGACGATTCAATAACGAGGTGTTGGAGGTCCAGGATTTAAGGATCGACATGATGGTGAGCATCTTAATACATGGTTTGCAGAAAGGCCCCTTCGCGTCAGCATTGGCTCGAGACCCACTAATGAGAACAGAGCAATTAATGGAAATGGCTCAAAAATACATTGATGAGGAAGAGATGAATGCTATGAAGGACAACGATTGGACAAGGGATCCAGGACGATCGAGAGGAGAACGATTGCGAGAGGGCAAGCAACGATCTGACAAGGATTGCGAACGGAGAGGACCGTATGTGCCTCGATATCACAAGTTCACCCCATTGACAACTACTAGAGAGAGGGTGATGACGATGGTCGAGAAGGAGGGCTTCCT GTTCCATAAAGACAAAGGGCATAACACGGAGGATTGCTACCAATTGAGAGACGAGATCGAAAGGCTGGTGAGGCAAGGTTATTTTAAACATCTGATTGATAGGAGAGCTGAAGCAGGTGATCGCAGCAGGTCGCGAAGCCGTGAGCGACACCAGAAGGATGAGGCAGGAAAGAGTACAGCTCGGGATAATCCACCCACGAAGGGTATTATCCATACTATATCAGGTGGACCGATGAATGGAGATTCAATGAGGTCGAGGAAACAATATGCCAGAGAGAGCAGATCCAGATACGAACAACAAGTGATGCACgtagaaaaacaagaaaatatagtCTTTGGAGATGAAGATATGAGTTCGGATACACCTGACCAGAACGATCCCATGGTCATAAAAATGGACATCGCCAACTACTAG
- the LOC105162733 gene encoding uncharacterized protein LOC105162733 isoform X2, with product MWRKMKGLSFSRRNCLLKDAGEDEDMTLKEDPNDSDDEVSGITGTNASTTTDESSQEKDKSEVVSAEEQVISMVQEIEVAPGLHFVADGPKPAVKENSDVENEETGSYDVCTSEIEVKVENTEELNSEKEIGPQDKAAVHNLDVTLEKFTELRLQQATEEVSTRKMLEDVTEADFIDHLVSLIKLKFFSMTKAQRLLLIWCGLMVEWR from the exons ATGTGGCGAAAAATGAAGGGTCTGAGCTTTTCAAGAAGGAATTGCTTACTTAAAGATGCTGGTGAAGATGAGGATATGACTTTGAAAGAAGACCCGAATGATTCTGATGATGAAGTATCAGGAATTACTG gTACCAATGCAAGCACAACTACAGATGAGAGTTCTCAGGAGAAAGATAAATCAGAAGTTGTTTCAGCTGAAGAACAGGTTATATCAATGGTTCAAGAGATCGAAGTGGCACCAGGCCTGCACTTTGTGGCAGATGGTCCTAAGCCAGCGGTGAAGGAGAATAGTGATGTGGAAAATGAGGAAACAG GATCTTATGATGTTTGTACATCTGAGATTGAAGTTAAAGTTGAAAACACGGAAGAACTGAATAGTGAGAAAGAGATAGGACCTCAAGACAAGGCTGCTGTCCACAATTTAGATGTGACCTTGGAGAAATTCACAGAACTCAGATTGCAACAAGCTACAGAAGAAGTGTCAACTAGAAAAATGCTGGAGGATGTTACAGAAGCTGATTTCATTGATCATTTGGTATCtctgataaa attgaaattcttcAGCATGACGAAAGCACAAAGGTTGCTGCTGATCTGGTGCGGTCTGATGGTGGAGTGGCGGTGA